A DNA window from Paenibacillus sp. HWE-109 contains the following coding sequences:
- a CDS encoding ATP-binding protein: protein MAKFRTRARAVDLLGKQQIRDEVTAISELLRNSYDADASEGLVDVDTAQERILVWDDGDGMSTSDLQNNWLTLGTFSKKTKKIIKTKKDRVKIGEKGIGRLAISLLGNQLLLVSKKKPQEEEAHGQWSLMYLHWEIFRNENLFLEDIDIPVLGFESINDLISYLQNNMQDLKSILLMNFSDKDKWSDEDIDKVTSEINSFQITNEIINRIRLIEIKNGGTLFYIKSMDDMWDWSIYNTQIEDESLVRRKQRLKDMLISFHNFIDMFEEEIEKDDIDVTEEKKNSFVPKIHIDGIKLENKTSINEDEINLYDYALKGVINDGRFEGHSYIGTNKQSEKVIASRDKLTAGMNFDRFKDCGPIKISWFFVEGLESLSCIPKDQHKMLKDKLDVVGGIYVFRDKLRILPYGEPGNDFLNMEERRSKSMRTYLFSFRRMYGYIEINKEFNPNLQDKSSREGFIENGYYEYFRTIIINLLVWWAVDHLGTNRSGNGKREQHIQQVKKEEEQRQQKLEEKRKENKYLIELEKYLKNFKSENDVLHKKIIKKINQEINLNQLKKERWENSVSINTNLLELRLSLFSMVDEMQQLKFSLNNRYEHDFEVIDLLDSCNQKLNEQVQELRSYVNEKINELSTNILLSNKENPVKEENNRHVDLVINQLDYAKKWITESYPKLIKNIESVQKDYFEERLTGLKRKIQFMVIEEINNLTSIFNDVNGRMNTMLPSIVNLRDVLVTSRESSIMEDTITNAEKRIKDFSEISVEIQDILTKYNDNIQESEKIKYIKKMVNTLDNNLSEKKMLDDDTYIGQLKKEIDLYRDLSAVGLAAEITGHEFNSLYGSIRESLSLLTKALKQTKVLPIVEKTNKAFSSLEKLHQRMSPLYRQTRNRKSEIVLRDFIQNTVDYFLTDLSRYDVKIFNDIPPNLTVKEAEVILFTPIINLISNAIYWTLNQKTREIHFYTLQEEHNRIYIHDSGSGIDYRDRDRIFDPFFTKRSGGRGLGLFLSRDILRTKGHELDVITPGLEPRPFKGACFCITLNTN, encoded by the coding sequence ATGGCTAAGTTTAGGACTAGAGCAAGGGCAGTAGATTTGCTTGGAAAACAGCAGATCAGAGATGAGGTTACTGCTATATCTGAATTACTAAGAAATTCATATGATGCTGATGCAAGCGAAGGACTCGTTGATGTAGATACAGCTCAGGAAAGGATTCTTGTTTGGGATGATGGAGATGGCATGAGTACTTCGGATTTACAAAATAACTGGCTTACATTAGGTACCTTTTCGAAAAAGACTAAAAAGATAATAAAAACTAAAAAAGATAGAGTTAAAATAGGGGAAAAAGGGATTGGAAGATTAGCGATTTCATTACTAGGTAACCAATTATTGTTAGTCTCTAAAAAGAAGCCCCAAGAGGAAGAGGCACATGGACAGTGGTCGCTTATGTACTTGCACTGGGAAATTTTTCGTAATGAGAATTTATTCTTAGAGGATATAGATATACCAGTACTCGGGTTTGAGTCAATTAATGACTTGATATCATATTTGCAAAACAATATGCAGGATTTAAAGAGTATTCTTCTAATGAACTTTTCAGATAAGGACAAGTGGTCTGATGAAGATATCGACAAGGTAACCAGTGAAATAAATTCATTCCAAATAACAAACGAAATTATTAATAGAATCCGTTTAATAGAAATAAAAAACGGGGGAACATTGTTTTATATCAAATCTATGGATGATATGTGGGATTGGAGTATTTATAATACTCAAATTGAAGATGAGAGTTTAGTTAGAAGAAAACAACGGTTAAAGGATATGCTTATTTCTTTCCATAACTTCATTGATATGTTTGAAGAAGAGATAGAGAAAGATGATATAGACGTGACAGAAGAGAAAAAAAATAGTTTTGTACCAAAAATTCATATTGATGGAATTAAATTAGAAAACAAGACATCAATAAATGAAGATGAAATTAATTTATATGATTATGCATTGAAGGGTGTAATTAATGATGGACGATTTGAGGGGCATTCTTATATTGGTACCAATAAACAATCCGAAAAAGTAATTGCTAGCAGAGACAAGCTTACAGCAGGAATGAATTTTGATCGCTTTAAAGATTGCGGTCCTATAAAGATAAGTTGGTTTTTCGTCGAAGGACTTGAGTCACTATCTTGTATTCCAAAAGATCAACATAAGATGCTAAAAGATAAATTAGATGTGGTTGGAGGGATATATGTTTTTAGAGATAAATTGAGAATTCTTCCATATGGAGAACCGGGTAACGATTTTTTAAATATGGAAGAACGTCGAAGTAAATCAATGAGAACATATTTATTTAGTTTTAGAAGGATGTACGGTTATATAGAAATAAATAAGGAATTTAATCCAAATTTGCAGGATAAATCAAGTAGAGAAGGATTTATTGAAAATGGGTATTATGAATATTTTAGAACAATCATAATAAATCTTCTGGTTTGGTGGGCAGTAGACCATCTAGGAACTAATAGGTCAGGCAATGGCAAAAGGGAACAACACATTCAGCAAGTTAAAAAAGAGGAAGAACAAAGGCAACAAAAACTTGAAGAGAAAAGGAAGGAAAATAAATATTTAATAGAGCTAGAAAAATATTTAAAGAACTTTAAAAGTGAAAATGATGTGCTTCATAAAAAAATTATAAAAAAAATTAACCAAGAAATAAATTTGAACCAATTGAAAAAAGAAAGATGGGAGAACTCTGTTTCTATAAATACAAATTTATTGGAACTAAGACTATCTTTATTTAGTATGGTTGATGAAATGCAACAATTAAAGTTTTCCTTAAATAATAGATATGAACATGATTTTGAAGTGATTGATTTATTAGACAGTTGCAATCAAAAATTAAATGAACAAGTACAAGAGCTTAGATCATATGTGAATGAAAAAATTAATGAATTATCCACAAATATACTATTAAGTAATAAAGAAAATCCAGTTAAAGAAGAGAATAATAGGCATGTCGATTTAGTCATTAATCAACTAGATTATGCTAAAAAGTGGATTACTGAAAGTTATCCAAAACTTATAAAAAATATAGAGTCTGTACAAAAAGATTATTTTGAAGAGCGGTTAACTGGGCTAAAAAGAAAAATTCAATTTATGGTAATTGAAGAAATTAATAATCTAACCTCCATATTTAACGACGTTAATGGCCGAATGAATACGATGTTACCTAGTATAGTTAATCTTCGTGATGTGCTAGTTACTTCAAGAGAGTCCTCTATTATGGAAGACACTATTACTAATGCGGAAAAAAGAATTAAGGATTTCTCAGAAATTAGTGTAGAAATACAAGACATTCTTACAAAATACAATGATAATATCCAGGAGTCAGAAAAAATAAAATATATAAAAAAAATGGTTAATACCTTGGATAATAACTTATCAGAGAAAAAAATGTTAGATGATGATACATATATTGGTCAACTAAAAAAAGAAATTGATTTGTATCGAGATTTATCCGCAGTTGGTCTAGCGGCAGAGATAACAGGACATGAATTCAATTCGTTATACGGATCTATTAGAGAAAGTCTGTCATTATTAACAAAAGCGCTTAAACAAACAAAAGTCTTGCCAATTGTTGAAAAAACCAATAAAGCTTTTTCATCATTGGAAAAGCTGCATCAACGGATGAGTCCTTTATATCGCCAGACTAGGAATAGGAAGAGTGAAATAGTTCTTAGAGATTTTATACAAAATACGGTTGATTACTTTTTAACAGATTTAAGTAGATATGATGTAAAGATATTTAATGATATTCCACCAAACTTAACAGTAAAAGAAGCCGAGGTAATCTTATTTACGCCGATTATTAATCTAATCTCTAATGCGATATATTGGACGCTAAATCAAAAAACGAGAGAAATTCATTTTTATACGTTACAAGAAGAACACAATAGGATTTATATTCATGATTCGGGTTCAGGCATTGACTATAGAGATCGAGATAGGATATTTGATCCGTTTTTCACCAAAAGATCTGGTGGACGGGGTCTAGGATTGTTTTTATCAAGAGATATATTAAGGACCAAAGGACATGAATTGGATGTTATTACACCTGGTTTAGAGCCAAGGCCTTTTAAGGGAGCTTGCTTTTGTATTACATTAAATACTAACTAA
- a CDS encoding McrB family protein: protein MSINQILNNELFETYQQISFQINSIQGNSSSIEEKKALMKKLRQQYENKLVTYNKIANEFANLFMKKEKLDDHIITARIGSPTYYGNQPKDYLWSGISIDNDKSFSFQYSWVFQKGVFEVTFCFGSGGTSSGKIENWKKEEKEQRMRLMERKFLEILENNSYREIIEKLLQQEGFVLTAEWLNTSSQSISNMDEFLNRIREKTGAKSGITRYFKQEELLGAEFNLEEKIFRYFDIFRPVWDKMQEIKNGIDYSEIESSGSEEYDYLFTPLVDELTVIERITTIKNFIAGKGFMYPNHWIENFFLSLKAKPFVILAGVSGTGKTKLVKLFAEAVGATASNGQFSLIPVRPDWSDPSDLLGYKDLSGAFRPGKLTEVLVEASKPENQHKPYFICLDEMNLARVEHYFSDLLSVLETQEWDNQRIVTTPLIHKDSLQNESDKEVYGNLHLPDNVYIVGTVNMDETTHPFSKKVLDRANTIEFNYIDLGQYPSIETELADGATALPPNALLRSEYLQLVDVYRDYKQLTEETTELLVKINGILEQIHSHVGFRIRDAVCFYMIYNERFALLSKEAAFDMQLLQKILPRIQGSSSSVKKALLQLMQVTQDRSLPISEYMEDASKLYLSMETLAAAKYPQSARKIAFMLRRLEEDGFTSYWLS from the coding sequence TTGAGTATAAACCAAATATTAAATAACGAATTATTTGAAACATATCAGCAGATATCATTTCAAATTAATAGTATTCAAGGAAATTCTAGTTCGATTGAAGAGAAAAAAGCTTTAATGAAGAAATTACGTCAACAATATGAAAATAAACTTGTTACTTATAACAAAATAGCTAATGAATTTGCGAATTTGTTTATGAAAAAAGAAAAGCTAGATGATCATATAATCACAGCAAGAATAGGTAGTCCTACATACTATGGAAATCAACCAAAGGATTACTTATGGTCAGGTATTTCTATCGACAATGATAAATCATTTAGTTTTCAATACTCTTGGGTTTTCCAAAAGGGAGTATTTGAAGTTACTTTTTGTTTTGGTTCTGGGGGTACATCTTCTGGCAAAATAGAGAATTGGAAAAAGGAAGAAAAAGAACAAAGAATGCGATTAATGGAACGAAAGTTTCTTGAGATCCTTGAAAATAATTCATATCGTGAAATAATAGAAAAATTACTTCAGCAAGAAGGCTTTGTTCTTACAGCGGAATGGCTAAATACTAGTAGTCAAAGTATTTCAAATATGGATGAGTTTCTAAACCGAATACGCGAAAAAACGGGAGCAAAGTCAGGGATCACTCGTTATTTCAAACAAGAAGAACTTTTAGGAGCAGAATTTAATCTAGAAGAAAAGATCTTTCGCTATTTTGATATATTTAGACCTGTTTGGGATAAGATGCAAGAAATTAAAAATGGTATAGATTATTCTGAAATCGAATCTTCTGGATCTGAGGAATATGACTATTTATTCACACCTCTAGTAGATGAACTAACAGTAATTGAACGAATAACCACGATCAAGAACTTCATCGCCGGCAAAGGGTTTATGTACCCCAACCACTGGATCGAGAACTTCTTCCTATCTCTAAAAGCAAAGCCATTCGTCATCTTGGCAGGTGTCTCCGGCACAGGCAAAACAAAGCTCGTAAAGCTATTCGCTGAGGCAGTTGGAGCAACAGCGAGTAATGGCCAATTCTCTTTGATTCCCGTGAGACCAGATTGGAGCGATCCATCAGATCTCTTGGGTTATAAAGATTTGTCTGGGGCTTTTCGTCCGGGGAAGTTAACGGAAGTGTTGGTTGAGGCTTCAAAACCCGAAAATCAACATAAGCCCTATTTTATATGCTTAGATGAGATGAATTTGGCAAGGGTTGAGCATTATTTCAGTGATTTGCTGAGTGTACTTGAGACGCAAGAGTGGGATAACCAGCGGATTGTAACAACGCCACTTATACATAAGGACTCGCTGCAAAATGAGTCAGATAAAGAAGTGTACGGCAACTTACATTTGCCAGACAATGTGTACATCGTGGGAACAGTGAATATGGATGAGACGACGCATCCTTTTAGCAAAAAGGTATTGGATCGCGCCAACACCATCGAGTTTAACTATATAGATCTTGGTCAGTATCCATCGATTGAAACAGAACTGGCAGATGGGGCTACTGCTCTGCCACCTAATGCCTTATTACGAAGTGAGTACCTGCAGTTGGTAGATGTTTATCGTGACTACAAGCAGTTAACCGAAGAGACGACGGAGTTGTTGGTCAAAATCAATGGCATTTTGGAACAGATTCATTCGCATGTAGGGTTCAGGATTCGGGATGCGGTGTGTTTTTATATGATTTATAATGAGCGGTTTGCGTTGCTTAGTAAGGAAGCGGCATTTGATATGCAGTTGTTGCAGAAGATTTTGCCTCGTATCCAGGGGAGCAGTTCATCTGTGAAGAAAGCTTTGCTTCAATTAATGCAAGTGACTCAGGATCGGAGCTTGCCTATTTCGGAATACATGGAAGATGCCTCGAAACTGTATTTATCCATGGAAACGCTAGCCGCTGCCAAATATCCACAAAGCGCAAGAAAAATCGCCTTCATGCTACGGAGGTTAGAAGAAGATGGCTTTACCTCATACTGGCTCTCTTAA
- a CDS encoding response regulator receiver domain, which translates to MTQLALKFVEKTVRDYFNNAIIIDDQMDMKKAYSSRKTKTTKIKDNEIVLSQEDEMALLEIAATEESSGLAEIKSFHKPHEVYKNFIKTGIITHPIQYKSNQKMKRQIDNISELLVHTKILIVDWNLEDITGATSTTEMGQATRQIIKKFLEKENGLRCVVIYTQENRNDVLNKINEEYEVIDGANFFFQDKNMYGDSSLFGFIMDKQLSPDEIINKIVETLMKDKSTTLHFMACANKLDQELHKTLQKFNAPFEKVMFTQILTSEIPNQKISRFINNTLLSGLLDDANDTETHFLFERKKEKLLAALIQHPLNQPDIEYLSTTLALSRDAKNLIINEYIKPKFMDEITAILTDPNVNSLESFISMIDLNCKKYVQINDKRHIKMVREAVLFLTLWDNFIYETKLQGGTNDNFKQSFLAQTIRFTHLMKYSDDNVIQTGSILKNINGKYYLCITPLCDTFRPEDIDNKYKFIVGEATNDKDEIKKSNAKYHCSALPIEGDQLIFIKWKFYQIETFDKSAVHDGELFKNLMTLKRDYVQNIMNKYIAYQSRAGVNEMFFKESNYIENFLGVIFNEDESDN; encoded by the coding sequence ATGACACAACTTGCATTAAAGTTCGTTGAAAAAACCGTTAGAGATTATTTTAATAATGCTATTATTATTGATGACCAAATGGACATGAAGAAAGCGTATAGTTCACGCAAAACTAAAACTACAAAAATAAAAGATAATGAGATAGTTCTTTCTCAGGAAGATGAAATGGCGCTACTAGAAATAGCTGCAACCGAAGAAAGTTCTGGGCTAGCTGAGATTAAATCATTCCATAAACCTCATGAAGTGTACAAAAACTTTATTAAAACGGGGATAATTACACACCCAATTCAATATAAATCGAATCAAAAGATGAAGAGACAAATCGATAATATATCAGAGTTATTAGTTCATACAAAAATTTTAATTGTCGATTGGAATCTTGAAGATATTACGGGAGCAACTTCTACGACGGAAATGGGACAGGCAACACGTCAAATTATAAAAAAATTTCTTGAAAAGGAAAACGGTTTGAGGTGTGTTGTTATTTATACACAAGAAAACAGAAATGATGTTTTGAATAAAATTAATGAGGAATATGAAGTAATAGATGGGGCTAATTTCTTTTTTCAAGATAAAAATATGTATGGAGATTCTTCTTTATTTGGATTTATCATGGATAAACAGCTATCCCCAGATGAGATAATTAATAAAATTGTTGAGACTCTTATGAAGGATAAGAGTACGACGCTACATTTTATGGCTTGCGCTAATAAACTTGATCAAGAATTGCACAAAACGCTTCAGAAATTTAATGCGCCATTTGAAAAAGTAATGTTTACTCAAATTCTAACTTCGGAGATTCCTAATCAGAAAATTTCTCGATTTATTAATAATACCTTATTATCCGGTCTTCTTGATGATGCTAATGATACAGAAACTCACTTTTTATTTGAAAGAAAAAAAGAAAAACTTCTTGCAGCTTTAATTCAACATCCCTTAAACCAGCCGGATATTGAATATTTAAGTACAACATTGGCTTTGTCCAGAGACGCGAAAAATCTGATAATAAATGAATATATTAAACCAAAATTTATGGATGAAATAACAGCTATTTTAACGGACCCAAATGTAAATTCCCTGGAGAGTTTTATATCTATGATAGATTTAAATTGTAAAAAGTACGTTCAAATTAATGATAAAAGACATATTAAAATGGTCAGAGAAGCTGTGCTATTTCTGACTTTATGGGATAACTTTATTTACGAGACCAAGTTGCAAGGTGGTACTAACGATAATTTCAAACAATCTTTTTTGGCTCAAACTATTAGATTTACACATCTTATGAAGTACTCAGATGATAACGTTATTCAAACAGGTAGCATATTAAAAAATATTAATGGTAAGTATTATCTGTGTATAACACCCTTATGTGATACTTTTCGACCAGAAGATATTGATAATAAGTATAAATTTATTGTTGGAGAAGCTACAAATGATAAAGATGAGATTAAAAAATCAAACGCAAAATATCACTGTTCTGCTCTGCCAATTGAGGGAGATCAATTGATTTTTATTAAGTGGAAATTTTACCAAATTGAAACTTTCGATAAAAGTGCAGTTCATGATGGTGAGTTGTTTAAAAACCTAATGACATTGAAAAGAGATTATGTACAAAATATTATGAATAAGTATATCGCGTATCAGTCCAGAGCGGGAGTCAATGAAATGTTTTTTAAAGAGTCTAATTATATTGAAAACTTTCTTGGTGTAATATTTAATGAAGATGAGAGTGATAATTAA